A window of Lepus europaeus isolate LE1 chromosome 11, mLepTim1.pri, whole genome shotgun sequence contains these coding sequences:
- the LYSMD4 gene encoding lysM and putative peptidoglycan-binding domain-containing protein 4 isoform X2, with protein MFSAFRVINNGKVADIKKVNNFIREQDLYAVRSIKIPVRNHGILTEAQEELRPLAGPSPETGAALAELPGADRAAASADAQASQLTDFFQGIDQNIERVVQSEVFLRESCCLETSGQPLLPAPPATPPSGADCGLQWWNAVVIMLLIGVVLPVFYLVYFRIQASGEAPSGLNTTSPSGSVALSAAPGQAPRPAIPVPTVTSSDGRLSQTTPAGH; from the exons atgtTTTCAGCATTCAGAGTGATTAACAATGGCAAA GTCGCAGATATCAAGAAAGTCAACAACTTCATCAGAGAACAAGACTTATATGCTGTGAGATCGATTAAGATTCCCGTGAGGAACCACGGGATCCTAACGGAGGCTCAGGAAGAACTGCGGCCCCTCGCAGGCCCGTCCCCCGAGACCGGAGCGGCCTTGGCCGAGTTGCCGGGCGCAGACAGAGCAGCCGCGAGCGCGGACGCCCAGGCCAGCCAGCTGACGGATTTCTTCCAGGGCATCGACCAGAACATTGAGCGCGTGGTGCAGTCCGAAGTCTTCCtgagggaaagctgctgcctggagacCTCCGGGCAGCCGCTGCTCCCGGCTCCCCCTGCCACGCCGCCGAGTGGCGCCGACTGTGGCCTTCAGTGGTGGAACGCTGTGGTCATCATGCTCCTCATTGGCGTTGTTTTGCCGGTGTTTTATTTGGTCTATTTTAGAATACAGGCTTCTGGCGAGGCCCCGAGTGGCCTGAACACGACGTCCCCCAGCGGCTCGGTGGCACTGAGTGCGGCGCCTGGGCAGGCCCCCAGACCAGCGATCCCAGTGCCGACCGTCACCTCTTCGGATGGCCGGTTAAGTCAGACCACCCCGGCAGGGCACTAA
- the LYSMD4 gene encoding lysM and putative peptidoglycan-binding domain-containing protein 4 isoform X1, which translates to MRQKEVLAKPFQGPAAVCRTATSHVYVFQDASGDSSEDEAQPVALRPRGKERQRSSAPAAGGGHTVLLQRELAQGDSLNKLALQYGCKVADIKKVNNFIREQDLYAVRSIKIPVRNHGILTEAQEELRPLAGPSPETGAALAELPGADRAAASADAQASQLTDFFQGIDQNIERVVQSEVFLRESCCLETSGQPLLPAPPATPPSGADCGLQWWNAVVIMLLIGVVLPVFYLVYFRIQASGEAPSGLNTTSPSGSVALSAAPGQAPRPAIPVPTVTSSDGRLSQTTPAGH; encoded by the exons ATGAGGCAGAAGGAGGTGCTGGCCAAGCCCTTCCAAGGCCCGGCGGCTGTCTGCAGGACCGCGACCAGCCACGTGTACGTGTTTCAGGATGCCAGTGGGGACTCCTCGGAGGACGAGGCACAGCCGGTGGCCCTGAGGCCTCGGGGGAAGGAGCGCCAGAGGAGCAGCGCCCCCGCGGCGGGCGGGGGCCACACGGTGCTGCTGCAGCGGGAGCTGGCGCAGGGGGACAGCCTCAACAAGCTAGCCCTGCAGTACGGCTGCAAA GTCGCAGATATCAAGAAAGTCAACAACTTCATCAGAGAACAAGACTTATATGCTGTGAGATCGATTAAGATTCCCGTGAGGAACCACGGGATCCTAACGGAGGCTCAGGAAGAACTGCGGCCCCTCGCAGGCCCGTCCCCCGAGACCGGAGCGGCCTTGGCCGAGTTGCCGGGCGCAGACAGAGCAGCCGCGAGCGCGGACGCCCAGGCCAGCCAGCTGACGGATTTCTTCCAGGGCATCGACCAGAACATTGAGCGCGTGGTGCAGTCCGAAGTCTTCCtgagggaaagctgctgcctggagacCTCCGGGCAGCCGCTGCTCCCGGCTCCCCCTGCCACGCCGCCGAGTGGCGCCGACTGTGGCCTTCAGTGGTGGAACGCTGTGGTCATCATGCTCCTCATTGGCGTTGTTTTGCCGGTGTTTTATTTGGTCTATTTTAGAATACAGGCTTCTGGCGAGGCCCCGAGTGGCCTGAACACGACGTCCCCCAGCGGCTCGGTGGCACTGAGTGCGGCGCCTGGGCAGGCCCCCAGACCAGCGATCCCAGTGCCGACCGTCACCTCTTCGGATGGCCGGTTAAGTCAGACCACCCCGGCAGGGCACTAA
- the LOC133770424 gene encoding uncharacterized protein LOC133770424: MPAPGPDAARLESVRGVWSGGEGAVARGWAQGPGAGMGAGPGRRGRGSGPGLSRSGRPAGPRARCRPPGVCPRSLEGRGSRGSGLGAGLGAGRRGAGAGPGGRGRGSGPGLSRSGRPCRPQGPMPAPWSLSEEFGVRGGCRGSGLGRGGRGRGSGGAGVAALPAPGPDAGRLESVRGVWRGEGAVARGWAQGWAQGGGERGRALGGGGGGLALG; encoded by the coding sequence ATGCCGGCCCCAGGGCCGGATGCCGCCCGCCTGGAGTCTGTCCGAGGAGTTtggagtgggggagagggagccgTGGCTCGGGGCTGGGCgcaggggccgggggcggggatgGGGGCGGGCCCCGGGAGGCGGGGTCGGGGGTCTGGCCCTGGGCTGAGCCGGAGTGGCCGCCCTGCCGGCCCCAGGGCCCGATGCCGGCCGCCTGGAGTCTGTCCGAGGAgtttggaggggagagggagccgtgGCTCGGGGCTGGGCGCAGGGCTGGGCGCAGGGCGGCGGGGAGCGGGGGCGGgccccggggggcgggggcgggggtctgGCCCTGGGCTGAGCCGGAGTGGTCGCCCCTGCCGGCCCCAGGGCCCGATGCCGGCCCCCTGGAGTCTGTCCGAGGAGTTTGGAGTGCGGGGAGGGTGCCGTGGCTCGGGGCTGggccgcggggggcgggggcgggggtcggGCGGAGCCGGAGTGGCCGCCCTGCCGGCCCCAGGGCCCGATGCCGGCCGCCTGGAGTCTGTCCGAGGAgtttggaggggagagggagccgtgGCTCGGGGCTGGGCGCAGGGCTGGGCGCAGGGCGGCGGGGAGCGGGGGCgggccctggggggcgggggcgggggtctgGCCCTGGGCTGA